Proteins found in one Salvia splendens isolate huo1 chromosome 10, SspV2, whole genome shotgun sequence genomic segment:
- the LOC121750662 gene encoding 40S ribosomal protein S3-2, producing the protein MATQMSKKRKFVADGVFFAELNEVLTRELAEDGYSGVEVRVTPMRTEIIIRATRTQNVLGEKGRRIRELTSVVQKRFKFPENSVELYAEKVNNRGLCAIAQAESLRYKLLGGLAVRRACYGVLRFVMENGAKGCEVIVSGKLRAQRAKSMKFKDGYMISSGQPVKEYIDAAVRHVLLRQGVLGIKVKIMLDWDPKGKVGPMTPLPDVVTIHPPKEEEYIPQIPQTVAPAIEVA; encoded by the exons ATGGCAACGCAAATGAGCAAAAAACGAAAG TTTGTTGCTGATGGCGTGTTCTTCGCCGAGCTGAACGAGGTGCTGACCCGCGAGCTTGCGGAGGATGGCTACTCAGGTGTCGAGGTTCGAGTCACGCCGATGCGCACTGAAATCATCATCCGTGCTACTCGCACACAGAACGTACTCG GAGAGAAGGGTAGGAGAATTAGGGAGCTGACATCAGTCGTTCAAAAGCGTTTCAAGTTCCCAGAGAATAGCGTTGAGCTCTACGCTGAGAAGGTCAACAACAGGGGTCTCTGTGCCATAGCTCAGGCCGAGTCTCTGCGTTACAAGCTTCTTGGAGGCCTTGCCGTTCGGAG GGCTTGTTATGGTGTTCTGAGGTTTGTCATGGAGAATGGTGCCAAGGGATGTGAG GTGATCGTAAGTGGAAAGCTCCGTGCTCAACGTGCCAAGTCCATGAAATTCAAGGATGGGTACATGATTTCCTCTGGGCAACCCGTCAAGGAATACATTGATGCTGCTGTGCGTCACGTTCTACTTAGACAG GGAGTACTTGGTATCAAGGTCAAGATCATGCTCGACTGGGATCCAAAGGGCAAGGTTGGGCCAATGACACCTTTGCCCGACGTCGTCACCATCCACCCACCGAAGGAAGAGGAGTATATCCCTCAAATTCCCCAAACTGTGGCACCTGCCATCGAAGTTGCTTGA
- the LOC121750594 gene encoding thermospermine synthase ACAULIS5-like codes for MGEAMEFVPYNNGFSKLALFENKHIVIEKQNHEDSWFEEEIDVDLKWSFALNRVLHKGTSEFQDIALLDTKHFGKVLVIDGKMQSAEFDEFIYHECLIHPALLCHPNPKTMFIMGGGEGSAAREALRHRSLEKVVMSDIDQEVVDFCKTHLTANHEAFLNMKLDLVINDAKAELEERQEKYDIIVGDLADPVEGGPCYQLYTKSFYEDILKPKLNNKGIFVTQAGPAGVFTHKEVFSSIYNTIKQVFKYVRAYTAHVPSFADTWGWVIASDYPLSIEAGKMDKKIGERIEGELLYLNGASFVASTILNKTVAKTLKNETHVYAEDNARFIHGHGIAFRI; via the exons atgggtGAAGCAATGGAGTTTGTTCCTTACAACAATGGCTTCTCAAAATTAGCtctatttgaaaacaaacacaTAGTCATTGAGAAGCAAAATCATGAAGATTCTTGGTTTGAAGAAGAGATCGATGTTGATCTCAAGTGGTCTTTTGCTCTCAATAG GGTGCTGCACAAAGGGACTAGTGAATTTCAAGACATAGCTCTACTTGACACAAAACATTTTGGCAAg GTTTTGGTGATTGATGGGAAAATGCAGAGTGCAGAATTTGATGAATTTATTTATCATGAATGTTTGATTCACCCTGCTCTCTTATGTCACCCCAA TCCCAAAACGATGTTCATAATGGGCGGAGGGGAAGGGTCCGCCGCACGGGAGGCCCTCCGCCACAGATCACTAGAGAAAGTTGTCATGAGTGATATTGATCAG GAGGTTGTGGATTTCTGCAAAACCCATCTCACAGCCAATCACGAGGCTTTTCTAAATATGAAGCTTGATTTGGTGATCAATGATGCTAA GGCTGAATTGgaagaaaggcaagaaaaatATGATATTATAGTGGGAGATTTGGCGGATCCAGTTGAAGGAGGACCGTGTTACCAACTATATACGAAGTCTTTCTACGAAGACATACTGAAGCCTAAGCTCAACAATAAGGGTATCTTCGTCACTCAG GCTGGACCAGCAGGGGTGTTCACTCACAAGGAGGTCTTCTCATCAATATACAACACTATTAAACAAGTTTTCAAGT ATGTTCGTGCGTACACTGCTCACGTTCCATCGTTCGCTGACACGTGGGGATGGGTGATT GCTTCGGATTATCCACTAAGCATCGAGGCTGGGAAAATGGACAAGAAAATCGGGGAAAGAATCGAAGGAGAGCTCTTGTACTTGAATGGGGCCTCGTTCGTTGCATCGACCATCTTAAACAAGACTGTTGCGAAAAC GTTGAAGAACGAGACGCATGTGTATGCTGAGGATAACGCGAGGTTCATCCACGGCCATGGCATCGCCTTTCGGATTTGA
- the LOC121753058 gene encoding mechanosensitive ion channel protein 10-like, producing MDANAKSMNKVEDVTSIHEKEKVSTFTSQETTKEQIHKVLADSPSRNSNDIVSPSPSPTPSSNKPPRIPKCKSVSISRSYSKPKSRFGDQSMPIDGNVVENRADLASSHGSPITKFDENGASVKEIHWSFSASRKSPSPGGVGGLDKDEEIYIKVSSRRKLKYRKVKVKVSIEWCLFLCILGCLIISLTVERLKHLIIWEVRVSRWLLLVLVTFSGMLVTKWLMHFVVLLIELNYLLKKKVLYFVHGLKKSVQFCIWLSLVLLTWILLLREGVERSRLVTRILDFITWSIASLLIGSFLWVLKTLLLKILASSFHVNTFFDRIQESTFHQYILMTLSAPPVLEPAAGVSRLSSFVSKKGSNGKEKKAKKVIDINKLHQMKRDKVSAWTMKMLVDAISNSGLTTLSNEIDEGNYSEQMDKEITNEEEAIAAAYHIFRNVAKPDCTHIDELDLSRFMIKEEVEFVFPMIDVAETGMIDRKALIEWVLKVFKSRKALGHALSDTKTAVNQLNKLVTSVLIVIMIVVWLLLTGVATTKVLIFFSSQLVLAAFVFGNTCRTIFEAIIFVFVMHPFDVGDRCLIDNTQMIVEEMNILSTVFLKFDNTKIYYPNNVLATKAISNFYRSPDMGDSFEFCIDFKTPLQKIGHLKEEIKRYLERNYHYWHPNHNVVVKEIKDVNKIKMALFFNHTMNFQDFGEKSRRTTELVLEMKRIFEELGISYDLLPQQVHLINSKMDAAEES from the exons ATGGATGCCAATGCAAAATCCATGAACAAAGTTGAAGATGTCACTAGCATCCATGAAAAGGAAAAAGTTTCAACATTTACATCTCAAGAAACTACAAAGGAGCAAATCCACAAGGTTTTAGCTGATTCGCCGAGTAGAAACTCGAACGACATTGTAAGCCCTTCACCTAGTCCTACACCAAGCTCTAATAAGCCTCCAAGGATCCCAAAATGCAAGAGTGTCTCGATTTCAAGGTCTTACTCGAAGCCAAAGTCGAGGTTTGGTGATCAATCCATGCCTATCGATGGCAATGTGGTCGAAAATCGAGCTGATCTGGCCTCTAGTCATGGCTCTCCAATCACAAAATTTGATGAGAATGGTGCTAGTGTTAAGGAAATTCACTGGTCATTTTCAGCAAGTCGCAAATCGCCATCTCCTGGTGGCGTAGGAGGATTGGATAAGGATGAAGAGATATACATAAAGGTCAGCAGCAGAAGGAAACTCAAGTATAGGAAAGTGAAAGTGAAGGTTTCGATCGAGTGGTGTTTGTTTCTTTGCATTCTCGGCTGTTTGATCATTAGCTTGACGGTTGAGAGGCTCAAGCATTTGATCATTTGGGAAGTGAGAGTCTCGCGGTGGTTGTTGCTTGTTTTGGTGACGTTTAGTGGCATGTTGGTGACGAAATGGCTAATGCATTTCGTCGTGTTATTGATTGAGCTCAACTATCTGCTCAAGAAGAAGGTGTTGTATTTTGTTCATGGTTTGAAAAAGAGTGTGCAGTTCTGTATTTGGTTGTCGTTGGTGCTTCTCACTTGGATCCTTTTGCTCCGAGAGGGGGTGGAGCGCTCGCGTCTGGTTACTCGGATCTTAGATTTCATAACATGGAGCATCGCATCATTGCTAATCGGATCCTTCCTGTGGGTGTTGAAGACGTTGCTTCTCAAGATCCTTGCATCGTCGTTCCATGTCAACACATTCTTTGATCGGATTCAAGAATCGACCTTTCATCAGTACATTCTCATGACCTTGTCTGCACCACCGGTTTTGGAGCCTGCTGCCGGTGTGAGTAGGCTGAGCTCGTTCGTTTCCAAGAAGGGGAGCAATGGGAAGGAGAAGAAGGCGAAGAAGGTTATTGATATCAACAAGCTTCACCAGATGAAGCGGGACAAGGTCTCTGCTTGGACCATGAAGATGCTGGTCGATGCAATATCCAACTCTGGCCTCACCACTCTCTCGAATGAGATAGACGAGGGCAACTACAGCGAGCAAATGGATAAGGAGATCACCAACGAGGAGGAGGCCATTGCTGCTGCATATCACATCTTCAGAAACGTAGCTAAGCCCGATTGCAC GCACATCGATGAGCTTGATCTAAGCAGATTCATGATCAAGGAGGAGGTCGAATTTGTGTTTCCAATGATCGATGTAGCTGAGACTGGCATGATCGACAGAAAAGCTCTTATAGAGTGGGTG CTGAAGGTCTTCAAGAGCAGGAAGGCGCTAGGGCACGCCCTAAGCGACACGAAAACAGCCGTGAACCAGCTGAACAAGCTCGTTACATCGGTTCTCATAGTCATCATGATTGTGGTGTGGCTGCTTCTAACAGGAGTGGCAACCACCAAAGTGCTCATCTTCTTCTCATCGCAGCTCGTCCTTGCAGCGTTCGTCTTTGGGAACACGTGCAGAACCATCTTCGAAGCCATCATCTTCGTCTTTGTCATGCACCCTTTCGACGTTGGTGACCGCTGCCTCATCGACAACACTCAG ATGATTGTGGAGGAGATGAACATCCTGTCAACGGTCTTCCTCAAGTTCGACAACACCAAGATATACTACCCAAACAACGTGCTCGCCACCAAGGCCATCAGCAACTTCTACCGAAGCCCGGACATGGGAGATTCCTTCGAGTTCTGCATAGATTTCAAGACTCCACTGCAGAAGATAGGCCATTTGAAGGAAGAAATCAAGAG GTATCTAGAGAGGAACTACCACTACTGGCATCCCAACCACAATGTGGTGGTGAAGGAGATCAAAGATGTGAACAAGATCAAGATGGCTTTGTTCTTCAACCACACTATGAACTTTCAAGATTTTGGTGAAAAGAGTAGGCGTACAACAGAGCTCGTGCTCGAGATGAAGAGGATATTCGAAGAGCTCGGAATCAGCTATGATCTCCTCCCACAGCAAGTGCATCTCATCAACTCGAAAATGGATGCTGCTGAAGAATCTTGA
- the LOC121751770 gene encoding serine/threonine-protein kinase STY8-like: MGPASTRYVDLNQRAINIDKLSLQVEEIEKELEKQKELTGVYKTKLENAQLFLKHCVQVAQENGFLDLILDKGKYQISPTLTRASVSPLIANTGRFHPELAPIVHQAQINGWYIDPQEIEILHLSAQGSTADIYRAKWRGLDVAVKCMYPDFFRSNENGVSFFGQEVETLSRQRHPFVLQLIGACLDPPEKCWIVTEFMSTDLKEWLHGPGKRGKERCMPLPPLKERISKALEVSQAMQYMHEGKPKILHRDLKPSNIFLDDAEHVRVADFGHARFLMDGEMAMTGETGTFVYMAPEVIKCGPYDEKCDVYSFGIILNELITGEYPYIHTQFGPSKIAKEVAENGLRPKIAEVEDQLEGLVELITKSWHQDPQIRPIFSEITSILRILDMRLRDIN; the protein is encoded by the exons ATGGGCCCCGCTTCAACTCGCTATGTTGACCTAAATCAACGTGCGATAAACATAGACAAACTTTCTTTACAG GTGGAAGAAATCGAGAAGGAGCTCGAGAAGCAGAAAGAGCTGACGGGCGTGTACAAGACGAAACTAGAAAATGCACAACTCTTCCTCAAACATTGTGTTCAAGTGGCACAAGAGAATGGTTTCTTGGACCTAATACTAGACAAGGGAAAATACCAAATCTCTCCGACGTTAACACGAGCCAGTGTTAGCCCGCTGATAGCTAATACGGGTCGATTCCACCCCGAGCTCGCCCCAATCGTGCATCAAGCCCAAATTAACGGATGGTACATCGATCCTCAAGAG ATAGAGATACTCCATTTATCAGCCCAAGGGAGCACTGCGGACATCTACAGAGCCAAATGGAGAGGCCTCGATGTCGCAGTCAAGTGCATGTACCCCGACTTCTTCCGTTCCAACGAGAATGGGGTCAGCTTCTTCGGGCAGGAAGTCGAGACACTGTCGCGTCAGCGCCACCCTTTCGTCCTGCAGCTGATAGGGGCGTGCCTCGACCCGCCAGAGAAGTGCTGGATTGTGACGGAATTCATGTCGACGGACTTGAAAGAATGGCTCCACGGCCCCGGGAAGAGGGGCAAGGAGAGATGTATGCCTCTTCCGCCGTTGAAGGAGAGGATCTCGAAAGCTCTAGAAGTTTCTCAGGCGATGCAGTATATGCACGAGGGAAAGCCCAAGATTCTTCACCGTGATCTCAAACCTAGTAACATTTTCTTGGACGATGCTGAGCATGTTAGAGTTGCCGATTTCGGACACGCCCGGTTCTTGATGGACGGCGAGATGGCGATGACCGGAGAAACGG gCACATTTGTTTACATGGCGCCCGAGGTGATCAAATGTGGGCCGTACGATGAGAAATGCGATGTCTATAGCTTTGGAATCATACTCAATGAATTAATCACCGGCGAATACCCTTACATCCACACCCAATTCGGCCCTTCTAAG ATAGCAAAAGAAGTTGCCGAAAATGGGCTTAGGCCCAAAATTGCAGAAGTGGAAGACCAATTGGAAGGTTTAGTTGAACTAATTACAAAATCATGGCATCAAGATCCTCAAATTAGACCCATTTTCTCAGAAATTACATCTATTTTGAGAATTCTAGACATGAGACTCAGAGACATTAATTAG
- the LOC121751134 gene encoding protein BIG GRAIN 1-like B, whose protein sequence is MYAREKVSRDQSQKSRRRDKTLPSFSSTLLDEIYRSIDGNTDEINGYDSTRSSRTTCLVEKWMEKERKRHQETDTKPVHDDVVFFSSTSSSSDSSGTLSSSDTEFFGSRPKPVRTGTRSDSGRFKFDDVQTGLAEADLIKSKSRALRMYANLKKAKQPISPGGRLTSFINSLFSNANGKKSRNLESGDAERSTGRKCSSASSFSRTFLNKYSPRVKEKARDEVRRTVRIEPEDLRPRGHNKSVCSGDSGRLGRPPLPKAGLNKKVEIVAQKQNSKRSDVFRNVEEYDDKEDCFSDSSSDLFELDHLAFFGSNRYSEELPVYETTRFNKNCAIASRLLR, encoded by the coding sequence ATGTATGCTCGAGAAAAAGTAAGTAGAGATCAAAGCCAAAAATCAAGAAGAAGAGACAAAACTCTGCCGTCATTCTCCTCCACTCTCCTCGACGAAATCTACCGTTCAATCGACGGAAATACCGACGAAATCAACGGCTACGATTCAACCAGGAGTTCTAGAACAACATGCCTCGTCGAAAAATGGATGGAAAAGGAGAGGAAAAGACATCAAGAAACCGACACTAAACCGGTCCACGACGACGTCGTATTCTTCAGCTCCACGTCATCGTCTTCCGACAGCTCCGGCACGCTCTCCTCCTCCGACACCGAGTTTTTCGGTTCAAGGCCAAAACCGGTCAGGACCGGAACCCGGTCCGATTCGGGCCGGTTCAAGTTCGACGATGTTCAGACCGGACTGGCCGAGGCCGATTTGATCAAGTCGAAATCGAGGGCGTTGAGGATGTATGCTAATTTGAAGAAGGCGAAGCAGCCGATTTCTCCCGGTGGGAGGCTCACTAGCTTTATCAATTCGCTTTTTAGCAATGCCAATGGAAAGAAATCGAGGAATCTCGAATCTGGGGACGCTGAGAGGTCGACGGGCAGGAAGTGCTCGTCGGCCTCGTCGTTCTCGAGGACGTTCTTGAACAAGTATTCGCCTCGGGTGAAGGAGAAGGCCAGGGACGAGGTGCGGAGGACGGTGAGAATTGAACCCGAAGATTTACGGCCACGTGGGCACAACAAGAGTGTGTGTAGTGGGGACTCGGGGAGGTTGGGGCGGCCCCCGCTACCCAAGGCCGGGTTGAACAAGAAGGTTGAGATCGTCGCGCAAAAACAAAACAGTAAAAGGAGTGATGTTTTTCGTAATGTGGAGGAGTACGACGACAAAGAGGACTGTTTTAGTGACTCGAGCTCGGACTTGTTCGAGCTTGATCACCTAGCTTTTTTCGGGAGCAATAGGTATAGCGAGGAGCTACCAGTGTACGAGACTACTCGTTTCAATAAGAATTGCGCTATTGCTAGTCGTTTGCTTCGGTGA